A region from the Mycolicibacterium phlei genome encodes:
- a CDS encoding coniferyl aldehyde dehydrogenase: MSESTIQAGLPGVDDAMRRTLERQRRAFIADGPPSVAVRRERIDRLVALVLENSDALVDAVAADYGTRPRDAVLFTEILGMMSVIEHTRTHMPQWMRTTKLMRAARLFGLRAEVQPSPLGVVGIIGPWNFPINLVVLPAAAAFAAGNRVMIKMSEITPRTAELMKSLAHNYFDVTELDVVTGGPDVAAAFASLPFDHLFFTGSPSVGARVQRAAAENLVPVTLELGGKNPVVVSPRADLGRAAERIARSRMINGGQVCVCPDYVFVPEDGVEAFVAAAKDTLRQMFPTILNNGDYCSSVNEANYDRVVALIDDARAKGATVEPVAPPGELLPNRPARKIAPTIVRGVDERMTIAAEEVFGPVLDVRGYRDLDAVIDYINERPSPLVAYWYGPDDADFRRFVRHTRSGGVARNDFAAQMIPSAAPFGGVGRSGMGAYHGKAGFDAFSHYRTVVGTDLPFTITGRAAPPFSASLRAGTALGLRMARRRTQRRLRHRSRSAG; the protein is encoded by the coding sequence TGGTGGCGCTGGTGCTGGAGAACAGCGACGCCCTGGTCGACGCCGTCGCCGCCGACTACGGAACACGGCCGCGGGACGCCGTCCTGTTCACCGAGATCCTCGGCATGATGTCGGTGATCGAGCACACCAGAACGCATATGCCACAGTGGATGCGGACGACGAAGCTGATGCGGGCGGCGCGGTTGTTCGGCCTGCGCGCCGAGGTGCAGCCGTCGCCGCTCGGCGTGGTCGGGATCATCGGGCCGTGGAACTTCCCGATCAACCTCGTCGTGCTGCCGGCCGCCGCCGCGTTCGCCGCGGGCAACCGGGTGATGATCAAGATGTCGGAGATCACCCCGCGTACCGCCGAGCTGATGAAATCCCTGGCGCACAACTACTTCGACGTCACCGAGCTCGACGTCGTCACCGGCGGGCCTGACGTCGCGGCGGCGTTCGCCTCGCTGCCGTTCGACCATCTGTTCTTCACCGGATCGCCGTCGGTGGGTGCCCGGGTGCAGCGCGCCGCCGCGGAGAACCTTGTCCCGGTGACGCTGGAACTCGGCGGCAAGAACCCGGTGGTGGTCTCGCCGCGGGCGGATCTGGGGCGCGCCGCTGAGCGCATCGCCCGGTCGCGGATGATCAACGGCGGTCAGGTCTGCGTGTGTCCCGACTACGTCTTCGTGCCCGAGGACGGAGTCGAAGCGTTCGTCGCCGCCGCGAAAGACACGCTGCGGCAGATGTTTCCGACGATCCTCAACAACGGCGACTACTGCTCGTCGGTCAACGAGGCCAACTACGACCGGGTGGTCGCGCTCATCGACGACGCACGGGCCAAGGGAGCGACCGTCGAACCGGTCGCCCCGCCGGGGGAGCTGCTGCCGAACCGGCCCGCCCGCAAGATCGCCCCGACGATCGTGCGCGGCGTCGACGAGCGGATGACGATCGCCGCCGAGGAGGTGTTCGGGCCCGTCCTCGACGTGCGGGGCTACCGGGACCTCGACGCGGTGATCGACTACATCAACGAGCGGCCCTCACCGCTGGTCGCGTACTGGTACGGCCCCGACGACGCCGACTTCCGTCGCTTCGTCCGCCACACCCGCAGCGGCGGCGTGGCGCGCAACGACTTCGCCGCGCAGATGATCCCGTCGGCCGCGCCGTTCGGCGGCGTGGGCCGCAGCGGCATGGGCGCCTACCACGGCAAGGCCGGCTTCGACGCGTTCAGCCACTACCGCACCGTCGTGGGCACCGACCTGCCGTTCACCATCACCGGCCGCGCCGCACCGCCGTTCAGCGCGTCGCTGCGCGCCGGCACCGCGCTGGGATTGCGGATGGCGCGACGGCGCACGCAGCGACGGCTGCGGCACCGGTCGCGGTCCGCGGGTTAG
- a CDS encoding acyl-CoA synthetase, with the protein MSTTQFTVPAAADVVAATIGDREFVVQGDRRLTYAQVIERANRLAAFLHSRGLGCHTERSELAGHEVGQDLLGIYAYNGPEYVEGMLGSWRARVAPFNVNYRYVKNELQYLLGDSGATALLYHAAFAPRLAEVLPDLPNLKVLIQIADDSGNELLDGAVDYESIVGSGDATPPPVEPSPDDLYVLYTGGTTGMPKGVLWRQHDIFMTSFGGRNMATGELITSLDDIAARVAEGPGTKILTLPPLMHGAAQWAAMTAMTTGQTLVFMADPGHLDADEVVRTIEREKVLVVQVVGDAVARPLADAIERSDADLSSFAVVANGGALLTPTAKQRLIDVKPGLMIMDGVGSSETGIQMNHLSATGAVSTGKFNAGPDTFVAAEDFSKILQPGHDGIGWLAQRGFVPLGYKNDAAKTAKTFPVIDGVRYSIPGDRARHLADGSIELLGRDSVTINSGGEKIFAEEVETALLSHPAVADVVVAGRPSERWGQEVVAVVQLVEGANASAEELVEHASNSIARYKLPKAIVFRPKIERSPAGKADYRWAREQAMDED; encoded by the coding sequence ATGTCCACCACACAGTTCACCGTTCCCGCCGCCGCCGACGTCGTCGCCGCCACGATCGGCGACCGCGAGTTCGTCGTGCAGGGCGACCGCCGGCTGACCTACGCGCAGGTCATCGAGCGCGCCAACCGGCTGGCGGCGTTCCTGCACAGCCGCGGGTTGGGCTGCCACACCGAGCGTTCCGAGCTCGCCGGCCACGAGGTCGGCCAGGATCTGCTCGGCATCTACGCCTACAACGGCCCCGAGTACGTCGAGGGCATGCTGGGGTCGTGGCGTGCCCGGGTGGCGCCGTTCAACGTCAACTACCGCTACGTCAAGAACGAACTGCAGTACCTGCTGGGCGATTCGGGAGCCACCGCGCTGCTCTACCATGCTGCGTTCGCACCGCGGCTGGCCGAGGTGCTGCCGGATCTGCCGAACCTGAAGGTGCTGATCCAGATCGCCGACGACTCCGGCAACGAACTGCTCGACGGCGCGGTCGACTACGAGTCGATCGTCGGTTCCGGCGACGCGACGCCGCCCCCGGTCGAACCCTCCCCCGACGACCTCTACGTGCTCTACACCGGTGGCACCACCGGCATGCCCAAGGGTGTGCTGTGGCGCCAGCACGACATCTTCATGACCTCGTTCGGCGGCCGCAACATGGCCACCGGTGAGCTGATCACCTCGCTCGACGACATCGCCGCGCGGGTCGCCGAGGGCCCCGGCACCAAGATCCTGACGCTGCCGCCGCTGATGCACGGCGCCGCGCAGTGGGCGGCGATGACCGCGATGACGACCGGCCAGACGCTGGTCTTCATGGCCGATCCGGGTCATCTCGACGCCGACGAGGTGGTGCGCACGATCGAGCGGGAGAAGGTGCTGGTGGTGCAGGTCGTCGGCGACGCCGTGGCCCGCCCGCTGGCCGACGCGATCGAGCGCAGCGACGCGGACCTGTCGTCGTTCGCGGTGGTGGCCAACGGCGGCGCGCTGCTCACCCCGACCGCCAAGCAGCGGCTGATCGACGTCAAACCGGGCCTGATGATCATGGACGGGGTCGGCTCGTCGGAGACCGGCATCCAGATGAACCACCTGTCGGCCACCGGAGCGGTGTCGACCGGCAAGTTCAACGCGGGCCCGGACACCTTCGTCGCGGCCGAGGACTTCAGCAAGATCCTGCAGCCCGGCCACGACGGTATCGGCTGGCTGGCCCAGCGCGGTTTCGTGCCGTTGGGCTACAAGAACGACGCGGCCAAGACCGCCAAGACGTTCCCGGTGATCGACGGGGTGCGGTACTCGATTCCGGGCGACCGGGCGCGCCATCTGGCCGACGGGTCGATCGAGCTGTTGGGCCGCGACTCGGTGACCATTAACTCCGGCGGTGAGAAGATCTTCGCCGAGGAGGTCGAGACCGCGCTGCTGTCGCATCCCGCCGTGGCCGACGTCGTCGTCGCCGGCCGGCCGAGCGAGCGGTGGGGCCAGGAGGTCGTCGCCGTGGTCCAGCTGGTCGAGGGCGCGAACGCCTCGGCGGAGGAGCTCGTCGAGCATGCGTCGAATTCGATTGCGCGCTACAAGCTTCCGAAGGCGATTGTGTTCCGCCCGAAGATCGAGCGCAGCCCGGCGGGTAAGGCGGACTACCGCTGGGCCCGCGAACAGGCGATGGACGAGGACTAA
- a CDS encoding PaaI family thioesterase translates to MTDTSDIREFARIQPTIAPPEMARFMTAMRRLQDISVSTNPDPAVWNDTAALLEDVCTRLEEHRAPAGEAPAGRTTNLPGIGHPLVPPWTVEEAGPDGVVMTGHFSRFHVGGNNAVHGGVIPLFYDWHFGMVVSAAGRPDSRTAYLRVDYRRVTPIDVPLRARAWIDRVDGRKQFIRATMTDGDGNVLSEADGLMIKLLPHQP, encoded by the coding sequence GTGACCGACACCAGCGACATCCGCGAGTTCGCGCGCATCCAGCCGACGATCGCGCCGCCGGAGATGGCGCGCTTCATGACGGCGATGCGCCGACTGCAGGACATCAGCGTGTCCACCAATCCGGACCCCGCGGTATGGAACGACACCGCCGCGCTCCTGGAGGACGTGTGCACGCGCCTGGAGGAGCACCGCGCACCCGCGGGTGAGGCCCCGGCCGGGCGCACCACGAACCTGCCCGGTATCGGGCACCCACTGGTGCCGCCGTGGACCGTCGAGGAGGCCGGACCCGACGGGGTGGTCATGACCGGGCACTTCAGCCGGTTCCACGTCGGCGGCAACAACGCGGTGCACGGCGGGGTGATCCCGCTGTTCTACGACTGGCACTTCGGGATGGTGGTGTCGGCGGCGGGCCGGCCGGACAGCCGCACCGCGTACCTGCGCGTCGACTACCGGCGGGTCACCCCGATCGACGTGCCGCTTCGCGCGCGGGCGTGGATCGATAGGGTCGACGGCCGTAAGCAGTTCATCAGAGCGACGATGACGGACGGGGACGGCAACGTACTATCCGAAGCCGACGGTCTGATGATCAAACTGCTCCCCCACCAGCCGTGA
- a CDS encoding aromatic ring-hydroxylating oxygenase subunit alpha gives MKVPFTWKVTGWFMIGWSAEFPTGEVRPLRYFGDDLVAYRDEAGELHLLQAHCRHLGAHIGHGGKVVGDCVECPFHGWRWGPDGTNRYIPYQPDKPNKALRLRVYPVREQYGCVFAWHHPDGDPPRWELPDLFHKFPQFPTDEDAYYRPYPEFSQRAEREPVHPQIVAENGPDSAHFHYVHHASVTPVCLHWEIVDEEWRFLTGWPDAGSDDPDKMALKIHSHLCGLGFAVSAFEGSSNHRLIFACTPVEDGLSDMFYSIWWPRLPGDTSDVPPEEVRKKVERQFMGTVWDDLEIWRYQEYIENPALSRIDAKPYMALRKWAQQFYDVPATA, from the coding sequence GTGAAAGTCCCGTTCACCTGGAAGGTCACCGGCTGGTTCATGATCGGCTGGTCCGCGGAGTTCCCCACGGGCGAGGTCCGGCCGCTGCGCTACTTCGGCGACGATCTGGTCGCCTACCGCGACGAGGCCGGCGAACTGCATCTGCTGCAGGCGCACTGCCGCCACCTCGGCGCGCACATCGGCCACGGCGGCAAGGTCGTCGGCGACTGCGTGGAATGCCCGTTCCACGGGTGGCGCTGGGGTCCCGACGGCACCAACCGCTACATCCCCTACCAGCCGGACAAGCCGAACAAGGCGCTGCGGCTGCGCGTCTACCCGGTGCGCGAGCAGTACGGCTGCGTGTTCGCCTGGCACCACCCCGACGGCGACCCGCCGCGCTGGGAACTGCCGGACCTGTTCCACAAGTTCCCGCAGTTCCCCACCGACGAGGACGCGTATTACCGCCCGTACCCGGAGTTCTCGCAGCGCGCCGAACGCGAGCCGGTGCATCCGCAGATCGTCGCCGAGAACGGCCCGGACAGCGCGCATTTCCACTACGTGCACCACGCCAGCGTCACCCCGGTGTGCCTGCACTGGGAGATCGTCGACGAGGAGTGGCGGTTCCTGACCGGCTGGCCCGATGCGGGCAGCGACGACCCCGACAAGATGGCACTGAAGATCCACAGCCACCTGTGCGGGCTCGGATTCGCGGTCAGCGCGTTCGAGGGCTCCTCGAACCACCGGCTGATCTTCGCCTGCACCCCGGTCGAGGACGGGCTCTCGGACATGTTCTATTCGATCTGGTGGCCGCGGCTGCCCGGTGACACCTCCGACGTCCCGCCCGAGGAGGTCCGCAAGAAGGTCGAACGCCAGTTCATGGGCACGGTGTGGGACGACCTGGAGATCTGGCGCTACCAGGAGTACATCGAGAACCCGGCGCTGTCCCGCATCGACGCGAAACCGTATATGGCGCTGCGCAAGTGGGCGCAGCAGTTCTACGACGTCCCGGCCACGGCGTGA
- a CDS encoding flavin-containing monooxygenase, with translation MTASDLTYDAIVIGAGFSGLYMLHRLREQGLRTVVLEKAENVGGTWLFNRYPGARCDIESIEYSYSFSEEIQQEWVWTETMPAQPEIEAYLNFVADRLDLRRDIRFHTEVVAMRFDEDDARWSVRTAAGKTFVAPFVVAAAGILSVPLEPDIPGISSFQGLSLFTSRWPKQDVDLAGKRIGVIGTGSTGVQLIPVVAREAGHLTVFQRSPAYTLPWEVRPFDDGELDELKANYAEIREAQRNHMVGAARLSAFSVMFDMMAKPPIKTATREDQLRAIEEHGVIGALSWGDVFFDIEANRMAARLYGEAVARIVKDPETAAALTPTHPFGCKRPIIDQGYYETFNRDNVTLVDLRKGPILEITPTGIRTEQGAFELDVIIYATGFDAMTGALTRIDIRGRDDMSLADFWTAEGPYTYLGIAVAGFPNLFIIQAPGSPSAATNFVTALEQHVEWIGDCIDYLRTQGYRSIEALPDAQREWIEHATALVAPTVLDHPSCNSWYNGGNVPGKKRMYMGYTGGIPEYRRRCDEVAAAGYSGFTLA, from the coding sequence GTGACCGCATCCGACCTGACTTACGACGCGATCGTCATCGGCGCCGGCTTCTCCGGGCTGTACATGCTGCACCGCCTCCGCGAACAGGGCCTGCGCACCGTCGTGCTGGAAAAGGCCGAGAACGTGGGTGGCACATGGCTGTTCAACCGGTACCCCGGGGCGCGGTGCGACATCGAGAGCATCGAGTACTCCTACAGCTTCTCAGAGGAGATCCAGCAGGAGTGGGTGTGGACCGAGACGATGCCCGCCCAGCCCGAGATCGAGGCCTATCTGAACTTCGTCGCCGACCGGCTCGACCTGCGCCGCGACATCCGCTTCCACACCGAGGTCGTCGCGATGCGCTTCGACGAGGACGACGCGCGCTGGTCGGTGCGCACCGCGGCGGGGAAGACGTTCGTCGCGCCGTTCGTCGTCGCGGCCGCAGGCATCCTGTCGGTGCCGCTGGAACCCGACATCCCGGGAATCTCGTCGTTTCAGGGCCTGTCGCTGTTCACCAGCCGGTGGCCGAAGCAGGACGTCGACCTCGCAGGTAAGCGCATCGGCGTGATCGGCACCGGATCCACCGGCGTGCAACTGATCCCGGTGGTCGCCAGGGAGGCCGGGCACCTGACCGTGTTCCAGCGTTCACCGGCCTACACGCTGCCGTGGGAGGTGCGGCCGTTCGACGACGGCGAACTCGACGAGCTGAAGGCCAACTACGCCGAGATCCGCGAGGCGCAGCGCAACCACATGGTGGGTGCCGCGCGGCTGAGCGCGTTCTCGGTGATGTTCGACATGATGGCCAAACCGCCGATCAAGACCGCCACCCGCGAGGACCAGCTGCGCGCGATCGAGGAGCACGGCGTCATCGGGGCGCTCAGCTGGGGCGACGTGTTCTTCGACATCGAAGCCAACCGGATGGCCGCCAGGTTGTACGGCGAGGCCGTCGCACGCATCGTCAAGGATCCCGAGACCGCGGCGGCGCTGACTCCCACCCACCCGTTCGGGTGCAAGCGGCCGATCATCGACCAGGGCTACTACGAGACGTTCAACCGCGACAACGTGACGCTGGTGGACCTGCGCAAAGGCCCGATCCTGGAGATCACGCCCACCGGCATCCGCACCGAACAGGGCGCCTTCGAGCTCGACGTGATCATCTACGCCACCGGATTCGACGCGATGACCGGCGCGCTGACCCGCATCGACATCCGCGGTCGCGACGACATGTCGCTGGCCGACTTCTGGACCGCCGAGGGGCCCTACACCTACCTCGGCATCGCCGTCGCCGGATTCCCGAACCTGTTCATCATCCAGGCGCCCGGAAGCCCCTCGGCGGCAACGAACTTCGTCACCGCGCTGGAACAGCACGTCGAGTGGATCGGCGACTGCATCGACTATCTGCGAACCCAGGGCTACCGCAGCATCGAGGCGCTGCCGGACGCCCAACGCGAATGGATCGAACACGCCACAGCGCTGGTGGCACCGACCGTGCTGGACCATCCCAGCTGCAACTCCTGGTACAACGGCGGCAACGTCCCCGGCAAGAAGCGGATGTACATGGGCTACACCGGCGGCATCCCCGAATACCGTCGCCGCTGCGACGAGGTCGCCGCCGCCGGATACTCCGGGTTCACGCTGGCATGA